One Mus musculus strain C57BL/6J chromosome X, GRCm38.p6 C57BL/6J DNA window includes the following coding sequences:
- the Eola1 gene encoding uncharacterized protein CXorf40 homolog: MKFPCLSFRQPYAGLILNGVKTLETRWRPLLSSVQKYTIAIHIAHKDWEDDEWQEVLMERLGMTWTQIQTLLQAGEKYGRGVIAGLIDIGETFQCPETLTAEEAVELETQAVLTNLQLKYLTQVSNPRWLLEPIPRKGGKDIFQVDIPEHLIPLEKE, translated from the exons ATGAAGTTTCCCTGCCTATCCTTCCGGCAGCCCTACGCTGGTTTAATCTTAAATGGAGTCAAGACTCTTGAGACACGTTGGCGTCCCCTGTTGAGCAGCGTTCAGAAATACACCATTGCCATCCACATTGCTCACAAGGACTGGGAAGATGATGAATGGCAGGAAGTGCTCATGGAGAGGTTGGGGATGACCTGGACACAGATTCAGACCTTACTACAGGCAGGAGAAAAGTACGGCAGAGGCGTGATAGCTG GACTTATTGACATTGGAGAGACTTTTCAGTGTCCAGAGACCTTAACTGCTGAGGAGGCTGTGGAACTGGAAACTCAAGCTGTGCTAACCAATCTGCAGCTGAAGTACCTGACTCAAGTTTCAAACCCCAGGTGGTTACTGGAGCCCATACctaggaaagggggaaaggataTATTCCAGGTAGACATCCCAGAGCACTTGATCCCACTGGAGAAAGAATGA